Proteins from one Chitinophaga oryzae genomic window:
- a CDS encoding TraB/GumN family protein translates to MLRLMKSSALLLTVLLLQLSGHAQGKSLLWKVTGKDLNAPSYLFGTMHLVCKNELSFSPAVTSALQGAQTMCMEIDLMNENKEKMQSLIYNQDDSYSLRQLFDSGQYRMVDRFFQDTMHFGLAPLDKAKPFMLTTLLMMKQVPCPSQDIAAPDRELAAMATNRKIPIATLETVESQMALFDSIPDKAEAEMIVRMVKDIQRNDNETRVMMDFWKQQDLDKLYKMVIQAPDLKNYQDLMLFRRNAAWVPQLKQLMSRGPVFVAVGAAHLAGDKGLIALLRKEGYKVEAVR, encoded by the coding sequence ATGTTACGCCTTATGAAAAGCTCCGCCCTCCTGTTAACCGTGCTGCTCCTGCAGCTTTCCGGCCATGCGCAGGGCAAATCCCTGTTATGGAAGGTAACCGGTAAAGATCTCAACGCCCCCTCCTACCTTTTTGGCACCATGCACCTCGTCTGTAAAAACGAGCTGTCATTTTCCCCTGCCGTCACCAGCGCGCTGCAGGGCGCCCAAACCATGTGTATGGAAATAGACCTTATGAACGAAAACAAAGAGAAAATGCAGTCACTGATATACAACCAGGATGACAGCTATTCCCTGCGGCAATTGTTCGATTCAGGCCAGTACCGGATGGTAGACCGATTCTTTCAGGACACGATGCACTTTGGCCTGGCCCCCCTGGATAAAGCCAAGCCTTTTATGCTCACGACCCTGCTGATGATGAAGCAGGTGCCCTGCCCCAGCCAGGATATCGCTGCTCCCGACAGGGAACTGGCAGCTATGGCCACCAACAGGAAGATCCCTATTGCCACGCTGGAAACCGTGGAGTCCCAGATGGCCCTCTTTGACAGTATCCCCGATAAAGCGGAAGCGGAGATGATCGTGCGGATGGTAAAGGATATACAACGCAACGATAACGAAACCCGTGTAATGATGGACTTCTGGAAACAACAGGACCTCGACAAACTGTATAAGATGGTGATACAGGCTCCTGATCTCAAAAATTACCAGGACCTGATGCTCTTTCGCCGTAATGCCGCATGGGTACCGCAACTCAAACAGCTGATGTCCCGGGGACCGGTGTTTGTTGCCGTAGGTGCCGCACATCTGGCAGGCGACAAAGGATTGATCGCCCTGTTAAGGAAAGAAGGTTACAAAGTG
- a CDS encoding aminotransferase class I/II-fold pyridoxal phosphate-dependent enzyme, with amino-acid sequence MLLHTDITPGRTATVDGRSCLFFSGFSYLGLHQQPAFKTAFCEGVQRYGTLFPSSRAGNVRLPLFEEMEHALCAHLEQQAAVVLSSGYMAAQAAAHYAATRGQLCYAPGAHPALWLGNPLLPAGSRAQWEQDTVARVNSQPDHHYVIVTDTLNPITGEVYSFDWLRLLQRKVLVLADDSHGIGILGPRGQGSIHLLPGTDQVRYLLTASLAKAYSVEGGMVAGHAADIAALKKNGFFTGSTPMMPAGAHAWLQSADLVRQQRMLLQQNVAYFLHLSAHSAIHNPHALPVFILPQPAEKQPLVNYLAERDVIISSFPYPFPHSQPVNRAIISALHTQQDILTLYQFLKEYGY; translated from the coding sequence ATGCTTCTACACACCGATATTACACCGGGAAGGACCGCTACTGTCGATGGTCGCAGCTGCCTGTTCTTCTCCGGCTTTTCCTATCTCGGTTTACATCAGCAGCCTGCTTTTAAGACAGCTTTCTGTGAAGGCGTCCAGCGCTATGGGACACTCTTCCCCTCTTCCCGGGCCGGCAACGTCCGGTTGCCGCTCTTCGAAGAAATGGAGCATGCCCTGTGCGCCCACCTGGAACAACAGGCGGCCGTAGTGCTCTCCTCCGGCTACATGGCGGCACAGGCAGCCGCGCATTATGCCGCCACCCGCGGCCAGCTCTGTTATGCCCCGGGCGCCCACCCGGCATTATGGCTGGGCAATCCGCTGCTGCCGGCAGGCAGCAGGGCACAGTGGGAACAGGATACCGTGGCCCGGGTGAACAGCCAGCCGGACCATCATTATGTGATTGTGACAGACACGTTGAATCCTATCACCGGGGAAGTATATTCCTTTGACTGGCTCCGCCTGCTGCAGCGCAAAGTGCTGGTGCTGGCAGACGATTCGCACGGCATTGGCATACTCGGCCCGCGCGGCCAGGGCAGCATTCACCTGTTGCCAGGCACCGACCAGGTACGTTATCTCCTCACCGCATCACTGGCCAAGGCTTATAGCGTAGAAGGCGGCATGGTAGCCGGTCATGCAGCGGATATCGCCGCATTGAAAAAGAACGGGTTCTTTACCGGCAGCACTCCCATGATGCCGGCCGGCGCACATGCCTGGCTGCAATCTGCCGACCTCGTCCGGCAGCAACGGATGTTACTGCAGCAGAATGTCGCCTACTTTCTGCACCTGTCGGCCCACTCCGCCATTCATAACCCACATGCGCTGCCGGTGTTTATCCTGCCGCAGCCGGCAGAAAAACAACCGTTGGTAAACTATCTCGCTGAGCGGGATGTTATTATTTCCAGTTTCCCTTACCCGTTTCCCCACAGCCAACCGGTAAACAGGGCCATCATATCTGCATTGCATACCCAGCAGGATATACTGACCCTTTACCAGTTCCTGAAAGAATATGGTTATTAA
- a CDS encoding DUF1572 family protein — MQLYLDSALQRFRSYYDMGTKTIERLDTAQLHWQPQGEPNSIAMIVKHLRGNMLSRWTDFLTTDGEKPDRQRDEEFEEDQATKDTVLQRWHEGWDCLLKAVGSLTPEDLEKTVYIRAEAHSVLDAINRQMTHVPYHVGQMVYIGKMILGDHWQSLSIPKGQSAAFNREKFGNK; from the coding sequence ATGCAACTCTATTTAGACAGCGCCCTGCAAAGATTCCGCAGCTATTATGATATGGGCACCAAAACCATCGAGCGGCTGGATACGGCGCAGCTGCACTGGCAACCACAGGGAGAGCCCAACAGCATCGCCATGATCGTTAAACATCTCCGCGGCAATATGCTGTCCCGCTGGACCGACTTTCTCACCACCGACGGCGAAAAACCCGACCGGCAGCGGGATGAAGAATTTGAAGAAGACCAGGCCACCAAAGATACCGTGCTGCAACGCTGGCATGAAGGGTGGGACTGCCTGCTGAAAGCCGTCGGCAGCCTGACGCCGGAAGACCTGGAGAAAACCGTGTACATCCGCGCAGAAGCTCATTCCGTGCTCGATGCCATCAACCGGCAAATGACTCATGTGCCCTACCACGTCGGACAAATGGTATATATCGGTAAAATGATCCTTGGCGACCACTGGCAGAGCCTTTCTATTCCCAAAGGCCAGTCTGCAGCTTTCAACAGGGAAAAATTCGGGAACAAATAA
- the ggt gene encoding gamma-glutamyltransferase, with amino-acid sequence MRLLIIWGLALGSICTAGAQTQPQQQWPYDYQVEKNITVSHSAVVSAHPLASIAGRLILQEGGNAVDAAIATQLALAVVYPGAGNLGGGGFMVARLANGQQIALDYRETAPAKAHRDMYLDSAGNPVTTRSLDGHLAAGVPGTVAGLFASMKYAKLPFSRLIGPAILLAEKGFVITASEAANLNAYKADFQRLNTAPTAFVKDQPWKAGDTLVQKDLAHTLRLIRKKGAAGFYQGETAANIVAEMKRGKGIMTLADLKNYKVRERKALAFNYKGYTIVTMPLPSSGGICLQQMMGMMENYPVAEWGFHSPRAVQLMVEVERRAYADRAEFLGDPDFVKVPVARLTGKKYLAARMADFVPGKAGSSEATKAGTFPESEETTHLSIIDDKGNAVAVTTTLNGHYGSRTVVGKAGFLLNNEMDDFSVKPGVPNMYGLVGTEANAIAPGKRMLSSMTPTIVLQGKQPLYSLGTPGGSTIITSVFQMLMNTLEFGLSPADAINKPKFHHQWLPDEIAVEKDFPETVITALQEMGYKVVKRGPIGRSEIIKRTPGTFVLDAAGDKRGDDSAAGY; translated from the coding sequence ATGCGTCTCCTGATCATATGGGGCCTGGCACTGGGCAGTATCTGTACTGCCGGCGCCCAGACACAGCCCCAACAGCAATGGCCTTACGACTACCAGGTTGAAAAGAACATCACCGTCTCTCACAGCGCTGTGGTTTCGGCCCATCCGCTGGCCAGCATCGCAGGCAGGCTTATATTACAGGAAGGCGGCAACGCCGTAGACGCAGCCATCGCCACGCAGCTGGCGCTGGCCGTAGTATATCCCGGCGCCGGCAACCTGGGCGGCGGCGGTTTTATGGTGGCCCGGCTGGCCAACGGTCAACAGATAGCGCTGGACTACCGGGAGACGGCGCCCGCCAAAGCCCATCGGGATATGTACCTCGACAGCGCCGGCAATCCCGTCACCACACGGAGCCTCGACGGCCACCTGGCGGCCGGTGTCCCCGGCACTGTAGCAGGCCTCTTCGCCTCCATGAAATATGCGAAGCTGCCTTTCTCCCGGCTCATAGGTCCGGCTATCCTGCTGGCTGAAAAAGGATTCGTGATCACCGCCTCCGAAGCGGCCAACCTCAACGCTTACAAGGCCGACTTCCAGCGGCTTAACACTGCGCCCACCGCATTTGTAAAAGACCAGCCCTGGAAAGCAGGCGATACCCTGGTACAGAAAGACCTCGCTCATACGCTCAGGCTTATACGAAAAAAAGGCGCCGCCGGCTTCTACCAGGGAGAAACAGCCGCCAATATTGTAGCGGAAATGAAACGCGGCAAAGGCATCATGACCCTCGCCGACCTGAAAAATTACAAAGTACGCGAAAGAAAAGCCCTGGCTTTTAACTATAAAGGCTATACGATTGTGACCATGCCGCTGCCCTCCAGCGGCGGCATATGCCTGCAACAGATGATGGGTATGATGGAAAACTACCCGGTGGCGGAATGGGGTTTCCATTCTCCCCGGGCCGTACAGCTGATGGTAGAAGTGGAAAGAAGGGCCTATGCCGACCGTGCAGAGTTCCTCGGCGACCCCGATTTTGTGAAAGTACCGGTAGCCCGGCTCACCGGTAAAAAATACCTTGCCGCCCGCATGGCAGATTTTGTACCCGGTAAAGCGGGCAGCAGCGAAGCCACCAAAGCCGGCACCTTCCCCGAAAGCGAAGAAACCACGCACCTGAGCATCATCGACGATAAAGGCAACGCAGTCGCCGTAACGACCACGCTCAACGGCCACTACGGCAGCCGCACCGTGGTAGGTAAAGCCGGTTTCCTGCTCAACAACGAGATGGACGACTTCAGCGTAAAGCCCGGCGTACCCAATATGTACGGCCTCGTAGGCACCGAAGCCAACGCCATCGCTCCCGGCAAACGCATGCTCAGCTCCATGACGCCGACCATCGTATTACAGGGAAAACAACCGCTTTACAGTCTTGGTACTCCCGGTGGCTCTACCATCATCACTTCTGTCTTCCAGATGCTGATGAACACACTGGAATTTGGCCTCTCTCCGGCCGATGCCATCAACAAACCGAAATTCCACCATCAGTGGCTGCCCGACGAGATAGCCGTGGAAAAAGACTTCCCGGAAACAGTCATCACCGCGCTGCAGGAAATGGGGTATAAAGTAGTGAAACGCGGCCCCATAGGCCGCTCTGAAATTATTAAACGGACGCCCGGTACCTTCGTTCTCGACGCCGCTGGCGATAAACGTGGCGACGACAGCGCGGCGGGTTACTGA
- a CDS encoding M14 family metallopeptidase — protein MRQHLLLALLLLGFTTAMAQIPTPDQFLGYPLGSQFTPHYRVLDYFRQVAATAKNVKVEQYGTTYEGRPLITATIASPANFSRLDDIRQKSLDMSMAKGGQSADQPVIVWLSYNVHGNEAVSTEAAMKTLYELVNNGNAQTQQWLQNTVVVIDPCLNPDGRERYVNFYNSVRSLQPDVHRYSREHNEPWPGGRPNHYYFDLNRDWAWQTQKESQQRVTRYNQWMPQLHVDFHEQEIEAPYYFAPAAEPFHDAITPWQREVQVMIGKNNAKYFDQEGWLYFTKERFDLFYPSYGDTYPMYNGAIGMTYEQGGSGRAGVAVLKRDGDTLTLTDRIAHHFTTGLSTIEVASQQADRILKEYVQYFETAKKDPQGGFKSYVIKSGGNPEKLNALADLLRRNNIAFGYGANAGNASGFNYFTGKTEAFSVTREDIVINAYQPRSNMLRVLFEPTSRLTDSVTYDITAWALPYVYGLTSYAVKQPLTPSADAPAAPANTALAAQHPYAYLAQWNSLRDVKFLAALLKRGMKVRFTEAAFTSAGKTFPAGTLVITRTGNNSNGASFDTYVTSQADKYKITLDAVATGFVEKGTDFGSDKIRYIKAPKVVLLTGDGVSSLGVGEVWHFFEQQLGYPVTVVNERNMGGVNWDQTDVLILPDGDYKAFTEKAATERLKEWVSKGGKLIALESAAAQIAGADWGIREKKEKEEVATDKDKLSDESPYDVLKPYANRERESVRQFIPGAIFKVQLDTTHPLAFGYPGTYYTLKQDSRLYEFIDNNGWNVGVLKKDNYLSGFVGADTRNRLKDGLLFGVKEIGNGSVVILADNPLFRSFWENGKLMFSNAVFLVGQ, from the coding sequence ATGCGCCAACACTTACTTCTGGCACTGCTGCTGCTTGGCTTTACGACCGCCATGGCCCAGATCCCTACTCCTGACCAGTTTTTGGGCTACCCGCTGGGAAGCCAGTTTACCCCGCATTACCGCGTACTTGACTATTTCAGACAGGTGGCCGCTACCGCTAAAAACGTGAAAGTGGAACAGTACGGCACCACGTATGAAGGCCGTCCGCTCATTACCGCGACCATCGCTTCTCCCGCCAATTTCAGCCGGCTGGACGACATCCGGCAGAAAAGCCTCGATATGTCCATGGCTAAAGGCGGACAGTCTGCCGACCAGCCGGTGATCGTATGGCTTAGCTATAACGTGCATGGCAACGAGGCCGTTTCCACTGAAGCTGCCATGAAAACACTCTATGAACTGGTGAATAACGGTAATGCACAAACGCAGCAGTGGCTGCAGAATACTGTTGTCGTAATAGACCCCTGCCTCAACCCTGACGGGCGTGAGCGGTATGTCAATTTCTATAACTCCGTGCGCAGCCTGCAACCGGACGTACACCGTTACTCCCGCGAGCACAACGAACCATGGCCCGGCGGAAGGCCCAACCACTACTACTTTGACCTGAACCGCGACTGGGCCTGGCAAACGCAGAAGGAATCACAACAGCGGGTAACCCGCTATAACCAATGGATGCCGCAGCTGCATGTGGATTTCCATGAGCAGGAAATCGAGGCGCCCTACTATTTTGCGCCGGCGGCGGAACCCTTCCACGACGCCATCACCCCCTGGCAGCGCGAAGTCCAGGTGATGATCGGTAAAAACAACGCTAAATATTTCGACCAGGAAGGATGGCTCTATTTTACCAAAGAACGCTTCGACCTGTTCTATCCCAGCTACGGTGATACCTATCCCATGTATAACGGCGCTATCGGTATGACCTACGAGCAGGGCGGCAGTGGCCGTGCCGGCGTAGCGGTACTGAAAAGGGACGGCGATACCCTCACCTTAACAGACCGTATCGCACATCACTTTACAACCGGCTTGTCCACCATAGAAGTAGCCTCCCAACAGGCGGACCGCATCCTGAAAGAGTATGTGCAGTATTTTGAAACCGCGAAGAAAGACCCGCAGGGCGGATTTAAATCCTATGTGATCAAATCCGGCGGCAATCCTGAGAAACTGAATGCGCTGGCTGACCTGCTGCGCAGAAACAACATCGCTTTCGGCTACGGCGCCAATGCCGGCAACGCCAGCGGGTTTAACTACTTTACGGGCAAAACCGAAGCTTTCTCTGTCACCAGGGAAGACATCGTGATCAACGCCTACCAGCCCCGCTCCAATATGTTGCGTGTGCTGTTTGAACCTACTTCACGTCTCACCGATTCGGTGACATATGATATTACCGCATGGGCATTGCCTTATGTGTACGGCCTTACCTCTTATGCCGTGAAACAACCGCTGACACCGTCCGCTGATGCACCGGCCGCGCCGGCCAATACGGCCCTGGCGGCACAACATCCCTACGCTTACCTGGCGCAGTGGAACAGCCTCCGGGATGTGAAGTTCCTTGCTGCGCTGCTCAAACGCGGTATGAAAGTACGCTTCACGGAAGCGGCCTTCACGTCAGCAGGTAAAACATTTCCCGCAGGCACGCTGGTGATTACCCGTACCGGCAATAACAGCAACGGCGCCTCCTTCGATACATATGTTACGTCGCAGGCAGATAAATACAAGATCACGCTGGACGCAGTAGCAACCGGTTTTGTAGAGAAAGGCACTGATTTCGGCTCTGATAAAATACGTTATATAAAAGCGCCGAAAGTGGTACTGCTGACGGGCGACGGCGTTTCTTCCCTCGGCGTGGGCGAAGTATGGCATTTCTTCGAACAGCAGCTGGGCTACCCGGTAACGGTCGTGAATGAACGAAATATGGGCGGCGTGAACTGGGACCAGACGGATGTGCTGATCCTGCCGGATGGCGACTATAAAGCATTTACAGAGAAAGCGGCGACCGAACGGCTGAAAGAGTGGGTGAGCAAGGGCGGTAAACTGATTGCGCTGGAAAGCGCCGCCGCACAGATCGCAGGGGCCGATTGGGGTATCAGGGAGAAAAAGGAAAAAGAAGAAGTGGCGACAGACAAGGATAAACTGTCAGACGAATCTCCCTATGATGTGCTGAAACCTTATGCCAACCGGGAAAGAGAAAGCGTACGGCAGTTCATCCCGGGCGCTATCTTTAAAGTACAGCTGGACACTACGCACCCGCTGGCCTTTGGTTATCCCGGCACTTACTACACGCTTAAACAGGATAGCCGGTTGTACGAGTTTATTGATAACAACGGCTGGAACGTTGGCGTGTTAAAGAAAGATAATTACCTCAGCGGCTTCGTGGGCGCCGATACCCGTAACCGACTGAAAGACGGTCTGCTGTTCGGTGTAAAGGAAATAGGCAACGGATCTGTGGTGATCCTCGCCGATAATCCGCTGTTCAGAAGCTTCTGGGAAAATGGTAAACTGATGTTCAGCAACGCTGTGTTCCTCGTTGGACAATAA
- a CDS encoding redoxin family protein produces the protein MMKSALYLACAFALTSACPAGEIPLDPGAPLPKPDMKWMDVSGKEISLNGAKGSNGLLVVFGSNQCPYMVRNQDRLRSICALAHKNNIGVVMVNSNEANRADGDSFSAMKAYAAQHSFQYYYILDKNAELADAFDANHTPECYLFDKKSRLVYKGAIDDSPGNAEAVKTRHLQNAITELVAGKPVTTSTSSTLGCNIKRNR, from the coding sequence ATGATGAAGTCCGCTCTCTACCTTGCCTGTGCCTTCGCTTTGACTTCAGCCTGTCCGGCTGGCGAAATTCCACTTGATCCCGGCGCTCCCCTTCCCAAACCAGACATGAAATGGATGGATGTTTCAGGAAAAGAAATTTCCCTGAACGGTGCAAAAGGCAGCAACGGGCTGCTGGTTGTTTTTGGCAGCAATCAATGCCCTTATATGGTCCGTAACCAGGACCGGCTGCGCAGCATCTGCGCGTTAGCGCATAAAAACAATATCGGTGTGGTGATGGTCAATTCCAATGAGGCCAATCGTGCGGACGGGGATTCGTTTTCGGCCATGAAAGCCTATGCCGCGCAGCATAGTTTCCAGTATTATTATATTCTCGATAAAAATGCGGAACTGGCCGACGCCTTTGACGCCAACCATACGCCGGAATGTTACCTGTTTGACAAAAAGAGCCGCCTTGTGTATAAAGGCGCTATCGATGACAGCCCGGGGAATGCCGAGGCCGTAAAAACGCGCCATCTGCAAAACGCCATAACAGAACTGGTGGCCGGGAAACCCGTTACCACCAGTACTTCCAGCACGCTGGGCTGTAATATTAAAAGAAACCGCTGA
- a CDS encoding YihY/virulence factor BrkB family protein, with amino-acid sequence MVFKPENIIFRSRPYRWLVERSKTLILPGFEGLPLYDVLKYFGQETKARGLGDRARAISFNFLLAIPPFFIFLFTLVPYVPVKNIEPTLYDLAQDLTPNYNTYMIVREMIHDFLYTHRNGLLSVAFLMGFFYSSNGVMGILRSFSKIEGAGFRKRKWWQNRLIALQLTLILVVLLLVTVALIILQGATLRWLFNLTGVQNARLLSLIDVARWVFIVMLFYSVNSVLYRIGAATTKKWKFITAGATVSTVFMILVTIGFSWFVNNFGNYNKIYGSIGTILILMLWVFFNSFILLVGFELNASIRALSDARQEHTHEQEKAANSPLLR; translated from the coding sequence TTGGTTTTTAAACCCGAAAACATCATCTTCCGTTCCCGTCCTTACCGCTGGCTGGTTGAGAGGAGCAAGACCCTTATCCTCCCTGGTTTTGAAGGACTACCGCTGTATGATGTACTGAAATATTTCGGGCAGGAAACCAAAGCAAGAGGACTGGGAGACAGGGCCCGGGCCATTTCCTTTAACTTCCTGCTGGCCATTCCGCCCTTTTTTATCTTCCTGTTTACCCTCGTTCCCTATGTGCCGGTAAAAAATATAGAACCTACGCTCTATGACCTTGCACAGGACCTGACACCGAACTATAACACTTATATGATCGTGCGGGAAATGATCCATGACTTCCTGTACACCCATCGCAACGGCCTGTTGTCCGTCGCTTTCCTGATGGGTTTCTTTTACTCTTCCAATGGCGTAATGGGTATCCTCCGCTCCTTTAGCAAGATAGAAGGCGCCGGCTTCCGCAAACGCAAATGGTGGCAAAACCGCCTGATCGCGCTGCAGTTGACACTGATACTGGTGGTACTGCTGCTGGTGACGGTAGCGCTGATCATCCTGCAGGGCGCCACCCTCCGCTGGCTGTTCAATCTCACCGGCGTGCAGAACGCACGGCTGCTCAGTCTCATCGATGTGGCCCGCTGGGTGTTTATCGTGATGCTGTTCTACTCGGTCAACTCTGTGTTGTACCGTATCGGCGCCGCCACCACAAAAAAGTGGAAATTCATTACCGCCGGCGCCACCGTGAGCACCGTCTTTATGATACTGGTCACTATCGGTTTTTCCTGGTTTGTAAACAACTTCGGCAATTACAACAAAATCTACGGCTCCATCGGCACCATCCTGATCCTCATGCTGTGGGTGTTCTTCAATTCATTCATCCTGCTGGTGGGCTTTGAGCTTAATGCCAGTATCCGCGCGCTGAGCGATGCGCGGCAGGAGCATACGCACGAACAGGAAAAAGCGGCCAACAGCCCGCTGCTCCGCTAA
- the mltG gene encoding endolytic transglycosylase MltG → MAKKRKPTNVWLKRSLVIAGCLAAGALVYFSYRVFGPNTKAFGDSKYFYVRTGSTYNDVLDGLEDQGIIRNRNSFNWVAKELGYPSRVKAGRYKIAHGMSNFDIAKLLRSGKQSPVVLVINKLRTKQDLIKKVSNNLEADSNALRALLSDQVYLRQFSLDTNTAMCAIVPNTYEFYWNTNAETVFKKLEKEREEFWTSERREKAKALNLTPIQVTILASIVEEESNKLDEKPIISSVYLNRFRKGMRLQADPTVKFALQDFGLKRIREGHTQFDSPYNTYRYEGFPPGPICTPSEKTLDAVLNTPETDYLYFCARSDFSGYHAFAATYAEHLVNARKYQAELNKRGY, encoded by the coding sequence ATGGCTAAGAAACGAAAACCTACCAACGTATGGCTTAAACGCAGCCTCGTCATCGCCGGCTGCCTCGCCGCAGGTGCCCTCGTATATTTCTCCTACCGGGTGTTCGGCCCCAATACCAAAGCTTTCGGTGACTCCAAATACTTCTATGTCCGCACCGGCAGCACCTATAACGATGTGCTCGACGGGCTGGAAGACCAGGGCATCATCCGCAACCGCAACAGTTTTAACTGGGTGGCCAAAGAGCTGGGCTATCCGTCCCGCGTAAAAGCCGGCCGGTACAAAATAGCCCATGGCATGAGTAACTTCGATATCGCGAAATTGCTCCGCTCCGGCAAACAATCACCGGTAGTGCTGGTGATCAATAAGCTGCGTACCAAACAGGACCTGATCAAAAAAGTCAGCAATAACCTCGAAGCCGATTCCAACGCGCTCCGCGCCCTGCTGTCTGACCAGGTATACCTCCGCCAGTTCAGTCTCGATACCAATACCGCCATGTGCGCTATTGTGCCCAATACGTACGAGTTCTACTGGAACACAAATGCAGAGACCGTCTTCAAAAAACTGGAAAAAGAAAGGGAAGAATTCTGGACCAGCGAGCGCCGGGAGAAAGCCAAAGCCCTGAACCTCACCCCCATACAGGTGACCATACTGGCGTCCATCGTAGAGGAAGAAAGCAACAAGCTGGATGAAAAACCCATTATTTCCAGCGTATACCTGAACCGCTTCCGTAAAGGCATGCGCCTGCAGGCCGACCCTACGGTTAAATTCGCGCTGCAGGACTTCGGCCTGAAGAGAATACGCGAAGGACATACGCAATTCGACTCTCCGTATAACACTTACCGTTATGAAGGTTTCCCGCCGGGCCCCATCTGTACGCCGTCAGAAAAAACATTAGACGCCGTGCTGAACACACCGGAAACAGATTATTTGTACTTTTGCGCAAGATCTGACTTCTCAGGCTACCATGCTTTTGCAGCCACCTACGCGGAACACCTGGTAAACGCCAGAAAATATCAGGCTGAACTTAACAAAAGAGGATATTGA
- the secG gene encoding preprotein translocase subunit SecG, which produces MLIIFGILIILACVLLGFFVLIQNPKGGGLSGSFGGIGNQVIGVRQTTDVLEKGTWILATIIAVLCLTAPFFIGKAGKVSNTAPTAIERAGGGTPAPAPAPAQLPGTQPQQPAPQQPAPSTPGK; this is translated from the coding sequence ATGTTAATCATTTTTGGTATCCTGATCATATTAGCCTGTGTGTTGTTGGGCTTTTTCGTGCTGATCCAGAACCCTAAAGGAGGCGGCCTGTCCGGTTCTTTTGGCGGTATTGGCAATCAGGTGATCGGGGTGCGTCAGACTACTGACGTTTTGGAAAAAGGTACCTGGATCCTGGCGACTATCATTGCTGTACTCTGCCTGACAGCGCCGTTCTTTATCGGCAAAGCCGGTAAAGTATCCAATACCGCACCTACTGCCATCGAAAGAGCTGGCGGTGGTACACCAGCTCCGGCTCCTGCACCGGCCCAACTGCCTGGTACACAGCCGCAACAACCGGCGCCGCAGCAACCGGCACCGTCTACTCCGGGCAAATAA
- the lptE gene encoding LPS assembly lipoprotein LptE: MTTTIRTFIALAMIALLGGCSVHYSTTGASIDNDAKTVNIRFIENRAPITNPTLSQKITQKLRDKVTSQTRLIQVGDNEPRADYEFRGAITGYSFSNAAVTNVDQAATSRLNVTINITFIKRVGDKKGFTQSFTRSADFNANQLPSTVEGRLLDENIIPGIVDDIFNRAFANW, encoded by the coding sequence ATGACCACTACCATCCGAACATTCATCGCTCTTGCCATGATAGCGCTTCTTGGCGGTTGCAGTGTACATTATTCCACCACCGGCGCCAGTATCGACAATGACGCCAAAACGGTGAACATCCGTTTTATTGAGAACAGGGCGCCGATCACCAACCCTACCCTCAGCCAGAAAATCACCCAGAAGCTGCGTGATAAGGTCACTTCACAGACCAGGCTGATTCAGGTAGGCGATAACGAGCCCCGCGCCGACTACGAATTCCGTGGCGCCATCACCGGTTATTCCTTCTCCAACGCCGCCGTTACCAACGTAGACCAGGCCGCCACCTCCCGTCTGAACGTGACCATCAATATCACCTTCATCAAACGGGTAGGCGACAAAAAAGGCTTTACCCAGTCCTTTACCCGTTCAGCCGACTTTAATGCCAACCAGCTGCCCTCTACCGTAGAAGGTCGCCTGCTGGATGAAAATATCATCCCCGGTATCGTAGACGATATTTTCAACAGGGCATTCGCTAACTGGTAA